One stretch of Chroococcidiopsis sp. CCMEE 29 DNA includes these proteins:
- a CDS encoding Mu transposase C-terminal domain-containing protein, producing MTIPCLMRRARRIVYRGGYIQFANLTYQGEHLAGYAGEAMVVRYNPRDITTILIYQVQGSLEVFLTRAHAIGLETESLSFAEAVAISRRLRQAGSVVTNQSLLAEVRDRDATVNKLQRQNKKKRNTNNISRQVFERMPATNTLIEKVEVEAQTSHLVMETSSSEEEDDSDAEVVKPTKPVPNVRVYDYEELKREAGFW from the coding sequence TTGACAATACCTTGTCTGATGCGACGAGCGCGGCGAATAGTGTACCGAGGTGGGTATATCCAATTTGCTAACTTGACTTACCAGGGAGAGCATTTAGCAGGATATGCCGGAGAAGCGATGGTTGTGCGCTATAATCCGCGAGATATTACCACGATTTTGATTTACCAGGTGCAAGGCTCATTGGAGGTGTTTTTGACTCGTGCCCATGCAATCGGCTTAGAAACCGAGTCATTGTCATTTGCCGAAGCTGTGGCAATCAGCCGACGTCTCCGCCAAGCTGGCAGTGTTGTAACTAACCAATCGTTACTAGCTGAAGTGCGCGATCGTGATGCAACGGTCAATAAATTGCAACGCCAAAACAAGAAAAAGCGAAACACAAATAATATTTCTAGACAAGTTTTTGAGCGAATGCCAGCAACAAACACTTTGATTGAAAAAGTAGAAGTGGAAGCACAAACTTCACATCTAGTGATGGAAACATCTTCTTCTGAGGAAGAGGATGATAGTGATGCAGAAGTAGTCAAACCAACAAAGCCTGTGCCCAATGTTCGTGTGTATGACTACGAGGAACTGAAACGGGAGGCTGGATTTTGGTAA
- a CDS encoding YwiC-like family protein, with protein MTQSTSKAFAEKPLLARRNTKPNPQTWYRPTFSPEHGVYVVLLVSFLIGAAAAQTWTWTTTLALVCAFCGFQAEHPLVLQIKQRRSWKPRFFIWGGVYAVASGAIALCLYLKSPVLLWIHAGAIAALVVDAFSVLHREQKSIFNELITFAAVCLSAPLAYAATTGIISISVMGLWALNTLYFSSTIFTVKLRKSKTSSLIPAVIYHAIATLIVVALYWLGWLSPATALAFGLALLKFGIIALNQQWYRTAKIQFVAMLETGTAFAFLTIVALSVLPAHLMAL; from the coding sequence ATGACTCAGTCAACTAGCAAGGCGTTCGCAGAAAAACCCTTATTAGCTAGACGCAACACTAAACCAAATCCGCAAACCTGGTATCGTCCCACATTTTCTCCAGAACATGGAGTTTATGTGGTGCTGCTGGTTTCTTTTCTCATCGGTGCGGCGGCAGCCCAAACTTGGACGTGGACAACTACATTGGCTTTAGTGTGTGCTTTTTGTGGCTTTCAAGCCGAACATCCTTTGGTATTACAAATTAAACAGCGTCGCAGTTGGAAGCCACGTTTTTTCATTTGGGGTGGGGTTTATGCAGTTGCTTCAGGCGCGATCGCACTTTGCCTTTACCTCAAATCTCCGGTGCTACTGTGGATTCATGCAGGTGCGATCGCTGCTTTAGTTGTTGATGCTTTCTCTGTTCTCCACCGCGAACAAAAATCAATTTTCAACGAGCTAATTACCTTTGCTGCGGTTTGTCTATCTGCACCTTTAGCTTACGCTGCAACAACTGGCATAATTTCCATTAGTGTAATGGGATTGTGGGCGCTCAATACCCTCTACTTTTCCAGCACCATTTTCACAGTTAAGCTACGGAAATCAAAAACCAGTTCTTTAATTCCAGCAGTGATTTATCATGCGATCGCTACTCTGATTGTCGTCGCTCTCTACTGGCTAGGTTGGTTATCTCCAGCCACAGCTTTAGCCTTTGGTTTGGCACTGCTTAAATTTGGCATCATCGCTCTAAATCAGCAATGGTATCGCACCGCTAAAATTCAATTCGTGGCGATGCTTGAAACCGGAACTGCCTTTGCTTTTCTGACAATTGTTGCCCTTTCAGTTCTGCCAGCACACTTAATGGCTCTTTAG
- a CDS encoding IS1380 family transposase — translation MVPTKTELPPGIYQFGQIGRRQVTADFTGGQITSDAGLALVAQLDRHYRITKRFAKCFEDHRDPKRVQHSLEDLIAQRVYGLVQGYEDVNDHDCLRTDPMFGIAVGNLDSQHPRCAPLAGKSTLNRLEQAKSPKDISAKDRYLRIALKPQAIEQLLIDLFFNLSGPVPGRIFVDMDVTDDPVHGQQEQAFFNGYYNHECYAPLLIFCGHHLLAAKLRPSNVDPAAGALEELQRIVPQIQQRWPKTQIIVRGDSAYARDEIMSWCEEHNVDYVLGLPSNQRLQRMTHELESKAKAEFERCQTVAPPLRPTPWFRSLSYRTLDSWSRYRRVVCKLTYDADGAKRRFVVTSLPAHQVIPSSLYTDYYCPRGDMENRLKEHQLDLFSDRTSAHAFDANQLRLWFSSVAYVLMQALRQHCLSQTELATAQLGTIRTKLLKLGAQIRISVRRVLIAISSACPCQTVFATAYRKLQSLPNTS, via the coding sequence ATGGTCCCGACAAAAACAGAGTTGCCACCCGGAATTTATCAGTTTGGTCAAATCGGACGCCGCCAAGTCACTGCTGATTTTACTGGCGGTCAGATCACTTCTGATGCTGGATTAGCCTTGGTTGCCCAACTTGACCGACACTACCGCATAACTAAGCGGTTTGCTAAATGCTTTGAAGACCATCGAGACCCAAAGCGAGTGCAACACTCTCTAGAGGACCTGATAGCCCAACGGGTTTACGGTTTGGTGCAGGGTTATGAAGACGTGAATGACCACGACTGTCTGCGCACTGACCCGATGTTTGGCATTGCCGTAGGTAATTTAGACAGCCAACACCCTCGCTGTGCCCCATTGGCAGGTAAGAGTACACTCAATCGTTTGGAGCAGGCTAAGAGTCCAAAGGACATCAGTGCCAAAGACCGTTATTTGCGCATTGCGCTCAAGCCCCAAGCAATTGAGCAACTGTTGATTGACTTGTTCTTCAACCTGTCTGGTCCAGTACCTGGGCGCATCTTTGTTGACATGGATGTGACCGATGATCCTGTACACGGACAACAAGAGCAAGCCTTCTTCAATGGCTACTACAACCACGAGTGCTATGCTCCCTTGCTGATTTTTTGTGGTCATCACTTACTTGCAGCCAAACTCCGCCCTAGTAATGTGGACCCAGCAGCGGGAGCGTTAGAGGAGTTACAACGGATTGTCCCTCAGATTCAACAACGCTGGCCAAAGACTCAGATTATTGTGCGCGGCGACAGTGCCTATGCCAGGGACGAGATCATGAGTTGGTGTGAAGAGCATAACGTGGACTATGTGTTAGGACTCCCCAGTAATCAACGGCTCCAGCGCATGACCCATGAGCTGGAAAGCAAAGCCAAAGCTGAATTCGAACGCTGTCAAACCGTTGCGCCTCCACTGCGACCCACACCCTGGTTTCGTTCCCTCTCCTACCGCACCTTAGATTCGTGGAGTCGATATCGGCGGGTAGTATGCAAGCTGACCTATGATGCAGATGGTGCCAAGCGTCGCTTTGTCGTCACCTCACTTCCTGCTCATCAGGTCATCCCTAGTTCTCTCTACACTGACTACTACTGTCCTCGTGGGGACATGGAGAATCGGCTCAAGGAACACCAATTGGACCTATTCAGTGATCGCACCTCGGCTCATGCCTTCGATGCTAATCAACTGCGCTTGTGGTTTTCCTCCGTTGCCTATGTCTTAATGCAGGCGCTGCGCCAACACTGCCTAAGCCAAACTGAGTTAGCCACTGCACAACTGGGCACCATTCGTACCAAACTGCTGAAACTCGGGGCACAAATACGCATCAGCGTTCGTCGGGTTCTAATTGCTATTAGCAGTGCCTGTCCCTGCCAAACAGTTTTTGCTACTGCTTACAGAAAATTGCAGTCGTTACCCAATACGAGCTGA
- a CDS encoding IS1 family transposase, whose protein sequence is MECPRCQSSNTRKDGHQSGKQRWECKDCGRIFRDSYSSQGYHPQVKQICLNMYLNGMGFRGIERVTGIHHTTIMNWVAKSGEQLPEDELEEPELAELDELQTYVGRKTDKIWVWTAINHLAPGILAMEIGDRSGRTFDKLWQRIQIWDSRKYFTDGYCIYSIYIPAQKHLVLPKTQLTRVEGENTRLRHYLARLHRATLCYSKSIQMLKYSVRLLMHYLRFKQVPIPG, encoded by the coding sequence ATGGAATGTCCTCGATGCCAATCTTCCAATACTCGAAAAGACGGACACCAAAGCGGAAAACAAAGATGGGAGTGTAAAGATTGTGGTCGTATTTTTCGTGACTCTTATTCTAGTCAGGGATATCATCCCCAAGTTAAACAAATTTGTTTAAACATGTATCTGAATGGAATGGGATTTCGAGGAATTGAAAGAGTCACAGGAATTCACCATACTACTATTATGAATTGGGTAGCAAAATCAGGAGAACAGTTGCCTGAAGATGAATTGGAAGAGCCAGAACTAGCAGAATTAGACGAACTTCAGACTTATGTTGGTCGCAAAACTGACAAAATTTGGGTTTGGACAGCGATTAATCATCTGGCTCCCGGTATTTTAGCAATGGAAATCGGAGACCGAAGTGGCAGAACTTTTGACAAACTTTGGCAAAGAATTCAAATCTGGGATAGTCGAAAATATTTCACCGACGGATACTGTATCTACTCTATTTATATTCCTGCCCAAAAGCATCTAGTCTTGCCCAAAACTCAATTAACTAGAGTGGAAGGAGAAAATACGAGATTGAGACATTATCTAGCTCGGTTACATCGAGCGACTTTGTGTTATTCAAAATCAATTCAAATGCTGAAGTACTCCGTTCGACTATTAATGCATTATTTAAGATTTAAACAAGTTCCTATTCCTGGTTAA
- a CDS encoding TniB family NTP-binding protein, protein MVTPANQKIEIIVPPDPERSSEIDNAQLEIERLRRRCIVELEHVQQFHRWLDGKRLCRTACRVIGESRTGKSVACDAYRLRHSFVQTSSNAPIVPVVYWHSPPEAGPRELFIGILDYLKYQITRGTIAEVRERLYRILKACGVEMIILDEAHRLRPKTFSEIRDIFDQLEIAVVLVGTDRLDAVIRRDEQVYNRFMACHRFHRLSALQLEETTAIWEAHVLRLPQSSNLTSEKIQLLLAKATRGYVGLLDRILREAAILALERGQSRIDFTLLNQVIGEYL, encoded by the coding sequence TTGGTAACTCCAGCTAACCAAAAAATTGAGATTATTGTTCCACCAGATCCAGAGCGCAGTAGTGAGATTGATAATGCTCAACTTGAAATTGAGCGGTTACGACGGCGCTGTATTGTGGAATTAGAGCATGTACAACAGTTTCATAGATGGCTAGATGGCAAGCGCCTGTGTCGTACTGCTTGCCGTGTGATTGGAGAATCTCGAACTGGAAAAAGCGTTGCCTGTGATGCCTATCGGTTGAGGCATTCTTTTGTACAGACATCTTCTAATGCTCCAATTGTCCCAGTTGTTTATTGGCACTCACCGCCAGAGGCGGGTCCGCGTGAACTATTTATTGGTATCCTAGACTATCTGAAATATCAAATTACGCGCGGCACAATTGCCGAGGTGCGCGAGCGTTTATATCGGATTCTCAAAGCCTGTGGTGTGGAGATGATTATCCTCGACGAAGCGCATCGTCTACGTCCAAAAACATTTTCAGAAATTCGTGACATCTTTGACCAACTAGAAATTGCAGTCGTACTTGTGGGAACAGACCGACTTGATGCGGTGATTCGGCGTGATGAACAGGTGTATAACCGCTTTATGGCATGTCATCGCTTTCATCGCCTCAGTGCGTTGCAGCTTGAGGAAACGACAGCAATTTGGGAGGCACACGTGTTGAGATTGCCTCAATCTTCAAATTTAACCAGTGAAAAAATACAGTTGCTTTTAGCAAAAGCAACTCGTGGTTATGTTGGGCTACTCGACCGCATTCTTCGTGAAGCAGCGATCCTGGCTTTAGAACGTGGACAATCACGTATTGATTTTACCTTGCTCAATCAGGTAATAGGGGAGTATCTATGA
- a CDS encoding class I SAM-dependent methyltransferase: MTNATLSQTASGHQVLAAAGKKYLRPGGRIATEQLFQWANFQPGETVLELASSFGYSAIALAQRYGVKVIGVEKNPDSVARARVNIRAAGLENQMEIIEGDIFHLEAIPGKFDYVLAEAILTMQSPPGKAKILAGIHNKLKPGGKFLSHELLARDKEEQIRSELAQVIRVNSTPLSEANWILACETAGLQVQKHQTGAMALLNLRRMFQDEGIVNTVRILGNVLRHEPIRKRILEMRSVFQKYRNELGYIILCAIAQ, from the coding sequence ATGACCAATGCTACCCTTAGCCAAACGGCTTCAGGACACCAAGTCTTAGCAGCAGCAGGCAAAAAATATCTGCGTCCTGGTGGCAGAATAGCCACAGAGCAACTATTCCAATGGGCTAATTTTCAGCCTGGTGAGACAGTTTTAGAGCTAGCTTCGAGTTTTGGCTACAGTGCGATCGCGCTTGCTCAACGCTATGGTGTTAAAGTGATCGGTGTAGAAAAAAATCCTGACAGTGTAGCGCGGGCGCGTGTCAATATCCGTGCTGCTGGTTTAGAAAATCAAATGGAAATTATCGAAGGCGATATTTTCCATTTAGAAGCAATACCGGGAAAGTTTGACTACGTTTTAGCCGAAGCAATTCTCACAATGCAATCCCCACCAGGGAAAGCCAAGATTTTAGCTGGCATTCATAATAAACTCAAACCCGGAGGTAAATTCCTCTCCCATGAATTATTAGCTCGTGACAAAGAAGAACAAATTCGTTCTGAACTAGCCCAAGTAATCCGAGTGAATTCTACACCCCTGTCAGAAGCCAACTGGATTCTTGCTTGTGAAACCGCCGGATTGCAAGTACAAAAGCATCAAACTGGAGCAATGGCTTTACTGAATTTGAGACGGATGTTTCAGGATGAAGGCATTGTAAACACAGTTCGGATTTTGGGGAATGTCTTGAGGCACGAACCTATCCGCAAAAGGATTTTAGAAATGCGCTCTGTTTTCCAGAAATATCGTAATGAATTAGGTTACATCATTCTGTGTGCCATTGCTCAGTAG
- a CDS encoding cupin domain-containing protein, giving the protein MTSKITTNSSFITQLREQIEYPDAGVFSKVLLKDQACQYTLFCLAANTAISEHTSPRNATVNVIEGRGLLTLLGQDIALEPGIFVFMPANARHALKSEENLTFLLIFSEKVDSN; this is encoded by the coding sequence ATGACTTCTAAAATCACAACGAACTCATCTTTCATTACCCAATTGCGAGAACAAATTGAATACCCTGATGCCGGAGTTTTCAGTAAAGTGTTACTTAAAGATCAAGCTTGTCAATACACGCTCTTTTGTCTTGCAGCTAACACTGCAATTTCCGAGCATACGTCTCCTCGCAATGCCACTGTTAATGTCATTGAAGGACGGGGTTTACTAACTTTATTGGGGCAAGATATTGCCCTAGAACCAGGCATTTTTGTGTTTATGCCTGCCAATGCTCGCCATGCATTAAAGTCTGAAGAGAATTTGACTTTTTTGCTGATATTTTCTGAAAAGGTAGATAGTAATTAG
- a CDS encoding TniQ family protein produces MMEVQPWVFHVQAYPQESFGHFLGRFRRVNYLSIKTLAEHLGIRYEWVAAWEVPSRRRNPTELQLIALSKLVSISPQQLQQMLPPQQLHLATRLCPVCYIEAPVHQAKWQRAGIDVCDRHQLPLLSACSACGTGFRTPALWDNRECEYCGLLFEEMTVG; encoded by the coding sequence ATGATGGAAGTTCAGCCCTGGGTTTTTCATGTACAAGCATACCCACAAGAAAGTTTTGGGCATTTTCTCGGTCGATTTCGCCGCGTCAATTATCTGAGCATTAAAACATTAGCTGAACACTTGGGCATTCGATATGAGTGGGTGGCAGCGTGGGAAGTACCCTCACGTCGTCGAAACCCAACCGAGTTACAATTGATTGCCTTATCTAAATTGGTGAGCATTTCGCCGCAGCAACTGCAACAGATGTTGCCACCACAGCAGTTGCATCTTGCCACCCGATTATGTCCTGTTTGTTATATAGAAGCCCCTGTACATCAAGCCAAATGGCAGCGAGCCGGAATTGATGTTTGTGATCGTCATCAACTGCCTCTTTTGTCTGCTTGCTCAGCGTGTGGAACTGGCTTTCGGACACCTGCGTTGTGGGACAACCGAGAGTGTGAATACTGTGGATTGCTCTTTGAGGAAATGACCGTAGGTTGA
- a CDS encoding nuclear transport factor 2 family protein — protein sequence MVQEQTVNKPENVQATPNLTPAQEALQALWEKHVGYEFGTHSTEDALATMVEDAYVNHVPVMTGGVGKAAVGEFYSKYFIPQIPPDFELVPISRTIGTDQLVDEMVAKFTHTIQMDWMLPGVAPTGKRVEVPVVAIIRFRDGKLAHEHIYWDQASVLVQLGLLNPGTLPVVGIDSARKALDPNLPSNTLIHCASDGDSA from the coding sequence ATGGTTCAAGAGCAAACTGTAAACAAACCAGAAAATGTACAGGCAACCCCCAACCTGACACCCGCTCAGGAAGCTTTGCAAGCACTCTGGGAAAAGCATGTGGGGTACGAGTTTGGTACTCACAGCACTGAAGATGCTCTCGCTACGATGGTTGAGGACGCTTACGTGAATCACGTTCCGGTCATGACTGGGGGAGTCGGAAAAGCAGCAGTGGGTGAGTTTTATTCCAAATACTTCATTCCACAGATCCCGCCAGACTTCGAACTAGTTCCGATTTCGCGCACGATCGGGACTGATCAACTCGTCGATGAAATGGTGGCTAAGTTCACTCATACTATCCAGATGGACTGGATGCTACCCGGCGTTGCTCCGACCGGGAAACGGGTTGAAGTGCCGGTGGTCGCGATTATTCGGTTTCGTGACGGCAAGCTAGCCCATGAGCACATCTACTGGGATCAGGCGAGTGTACTGGTTCAACTCGGCTTGCTTAATCCTGGTACGCTGCCCGTTGTGGGCATTGACAGTGCGCGTAAGGCGCTCGATCCGAACTTGCCCTCAAACACACTAATTCATTGCGCCAGCGATGGCGACTCAGCATGA
- a CDS encoding telomere resolvase → MSNATQFDLSREEIIARYRQHIEKGDRTKLSKQELEQLALNFVDRLRLLNSQADIRALCEAEIALLEEGYPQATIAGNQLPLYRQLIKDAIKTGTLPLSNENSHVVAWTKRNTGEPGQTQEHFALDYLKYDQAIYQQIRGEGTAANNSRQDNLQPVPLQRYLDTAVELLASNDERQLAIALAALTGRRHTEVISKGQFQQTHHSYLLHFQGQQKKQTTQGDAASAFDILTLIPATQVLEGIERFRTLPAIQQLEGVDSKDPRIRVLNTRIDREVKCLFQDSGIVPVLAGKKTVSIHRLRGVYGAIAIHFFCPPTKHEHRFLQHYLGHVLDQQQAAPNSIATSHYFHYRLVNEKGQPLEGQGVLLDAKGLPPLSEDEVQLEPAQPVTQEKSTTPLESVEPVPPAQPVRAEVEQSKLTSKTSPKTTPNQSEQAIAISNDSTSSDATPRQHSLLRIFKDEHNRWLAVLNALCREYNSQQEKTSALLQWVEARLNGSIDVAEAASAEASPEADEATPEPTPELVEAKSEPSKAAEETAQNHPTDPVITQVVADQARTLSWLTGRIEALEAEITTLKQQREQALATVGQSSQLQQEIQRLKVENWQLKQAAARFEAARAALLGDSNPTPATTTTQAGGADSTPGSPAVPRDQNQVQEQTQQHQVQDTTSTAPTQISGGATPKLARSGGAKDRAKRIFAAMCEWNQQHPQDTWAITVGLLEETFGINRKAAKEFVREHQNLIEEHHAQIGVDNQRGHNRGKDSAALKAFVHQFEA, encoded by the coding sequence ATGAGCAACGCCACTCAGTTTGACCTCAGTAGAGAAGAAATTATTGCCCGATACCGTCAGCACATCGAAAAAGGCGATCGCACCAAGCTCTCCAAACAGGAGCTAGAACAACTAGCACTAAATTTTGTTGACCGATTAAGATTGCTCAACTCCCAGGCAGATATCAGGGCTTTGTGTGAGGCAGAAATTGCATTGTTGGAAGAGGGCTATCCCCAAGCTACGATCGCTGGCAACCAGCTGCCCCTATACCGCCAACTGATCAAGGATGCCATTAAAACAGGCACTCTACCCCTAAGTAATGAAAATAGTCATGTAGTTGCTTGGACTAAGCGCAATACTGGAGAACCTGGACAAACACAGGAACATTTTGCTCTTGACTACCTCAAATACGACCAAGCTATCTACCAGCAGATTCGTGGGGAAGGTACAGCAGCTAATAATAGCAGACAAGACAACCTACAACCCGTACCACTGCAGCGCTACCTAGATACAGCTGTTGAATTACTGGCATCAAACGACGAGCGACAGCTAGCGATCGCTCTGGCTGCACTGACAGGTAGGCGGCACACCGAGGTGATTAGTAAAGGTCAGTTTCAACAGACCCACCACTCCTACCTTTTGCACTTTCAGGGACAGCAGAAAAAGCAGACAACCCAAGGCGATGCGGCATCTGCATTCGATATTCTCACGCTCATACCTGCTACCCAGGTGCTAGAGGGCATCGAACGGTTTCGCACACTGCCTGCCATCCAACAGTTAGAAGGGGTTGATAGTAAAGACCCAAGAATACGAGTGCTGAATACTCGTATTGACCGAGAGGTAAAGTGCTTGTTTCAGGACAGCGGTATTGTGCCCGTGCTGGCTGGCAAAAAGACAGTTTCAATTCACCGGCTTAGAGGAGTCTATGGGGCAATCGCTATTCATTTCTTCTGCCCTCCCACCAAACACGAGCACAGGTTTCTCCAGCACTATCTCGGACACGTGCTTGACCAACAGCAGGCTGCACCAAACAGCATAGCTACTAGCCACTATTTCCACTACCGACTAGTCAACGAGAAGGGTCAACCCTTAGAAGGTCAGGGAGTGCTACTGGATGCTAAGGGGCTACCTCCCTTGAGTGAAGATGAAGTACAACTAGAGCCAGCACAGCCAGTGACCCAAGAGAAGTCAACAACACCACTAGAGTCTGTAGAGCCAGTGCCACCAGCCCAGCCTGTACGGGCAGAAGTAGAGCAGAGCAAACTTACCTCTAAAACATCCCCTAAAACTACCCCTAATCAGAGCGAACAGGCGATCGCCATATCCAATGACTCAACCTCTAGTGATGCCACGCCACGCCAACATAGTTTATTAAGAATCTTTAAGGACGAGCACAATCGCTGGCTAGCTGTGTTGAATGCCCTCTGCCGGGAGTACAACAGTCAGCAGGAGAAGACCTCTGCCCTGCTGCAATGGGTTGAAGCACGGCTCAATGGCTCTATAGATGTCGCTGAAGCTGCCTCTGCTGAAGCCTCCCCAGAGGCTGATGAAGCAACACCAGAGCCTACTCCAGAGCTGGTCGAGGCAAAATCTGAACCTTCTAAAGCTGCTGAAGAAACCGCTCAAAATCACCCAACCGATCCAGTTATTACTCAGGTAGTGGCAGACCAAGCTAGAACCTTAAGTTGGCTCACCGGCAGGATTGAAGCACTTGAAGCTGAAATCACTACGCTCAAGCAACAACGCGAGCAAGCGCTCGCTACTGTCGGGCAGTCTAGCCAGTTACAGCAGGAGATCCAACGCCTCAAAGTAGAGAATTGGCAGCTTAAGCAGGCAGCGGCACGATTTGAAGCAGCGAGAGCGGCACTTTTAGGCGATAGTAACCCCACGCCTGCAACAACTACAACACAAGCTGGAGGTGCTGATTCTACCCCTGGCTCTCCCGCAGTACCGCGCGACCAAAACCAAGTGCAGGAGCAGACCCAACAACATCAAGTGCAGGATACTACCAGTACTGCACCTACTCAGATTTCAGGAGGGGCTACACCCAAACTGGCTAGAAGTGGTGGAGCTAAAGACCGAGCTAAACGTATCTTTGCTGCTATGTGTGAGTGGAACCAACAACATCCTCAGGATACTTGGGCTATTACTGTTGGTCTACTGGAGGAGACTTTTGGCATCAATCGTAAGGCGGCTAAGGAGTTTGTCCGCGAACACCAGAATCTGATTGAAGAACACCATGCCCAAATTGGTGTAGACAATCAACGCGGGCATAATCGGGGTAAGGATTCAGCAGCGCTCAAGGCATTTGTGCACCAGTTTGAAGCATAA
- a CDS encoding group 1 truncated hemoglobin, with translation MQTLTTLYEKLGGQQAVKQVVDDFYNDVLADDTVNHFFAHTDMEKQRRHQTAFISYALGGPGQYTGRSMEKAHAGLNLQPEHFDAIVKHLSDALAEHSVPPEEIDAVIERVATLKEAVLYK, from the coding sequence ATGCAGACCCTAACAACATTATACGAGAAACTTGGCGGACAGCAGGCTGTTAAACAAGTAGTGGATGATTTTTACAACGATGTTTTGGCAGACGACACCGTTAATCACTTTTTCGCTCACACAGACATGGAGAAGCAGCGCCGTCACCAGACTGCTTTCATCTCCTATGCTCTTGGCGGTCCAGGTCAATACACAGGTCGTTCAATGGAAAAAGCACACGCAGGTTTAAATCTACAGCCGGAACACTTTGATGCTATCGTGAAGCACCTGAGTGATGCACTAGCTGAACACAGTGTGCCGCCAGAAGAGATAGACGCAGTAATTGAGCGGGTCGCAACTCTGAAAGAAGCTGTTTTGTACAAATGA
- a CDS encoding IS1 family transposase produces MKCPNCNSLQTVKNGQRKGRQCYKCKQCGRQFLEFYRPWQYSDDVKQLCIKMYLNGMGVRGIERVTDIHHTTVMGWVKEAGLNLPNVPETDEEPEITDLDELQTFVGSKRHKIWLWSAVNHWRAGIIAWTLGDRSSITFQLLWVVVKCWQSFWYVTDGYAVYPKFIDGSQHIVSKTYMTRVEGENTRLRHYLARLHRKTLCYSNSVEMIKCSIRLLLHYLRFKTVPLPA; encoded by the coding sequence ATGAAATGTCCCAACTGCAACTCACTTCAGACCGTTAAGAACGGGCAGCGTAAAGGCAGGCAGTGTTACAAGTGCAAGCAGTGCGGTCGCCAGTTTCTGGAGTTTTATCGCCCCTGGCAATACTCGGATGATGTTAAGCAGCTGTGCATCAAAATGTACTTAAATGGCATGGGAGTGCGTGGGATAGAACGAGTAACGGACATCCACCATACTACAGTAATGGGTTGGGTAAAAGAAGCCGGATTAAATTTGCCAAACGTGCCAGAAACTGATGAGGAGCCAGAAATCACAGACCTAGATGAATTACAAACCTTTGTAGGCAGCAAGCGACATAAGATTTGGTTGTGGAGTGCTGTAAACCATTGGCGAGCTGGCATCATTGCCTGGACACTTGGCGATCGTAGTTCTATAACATTCCAATTGCTCTGGGTAGTAGTGAAGTGTTGGCAGAGTTTTTGGTACGTCACCGATGGCTATGCTGTTTATCCAAAATTCATTGATGGTTCTCAGCACATAGTGAGTAAGACTTACATGACGCGCGTGGAAGGAGAGAATACAAGATTACGGCACTATTTAGCACGGTTGCATCGGAAAACTCTTTGTTACTCCAACTCAGTAGAAATGATTAAGTGTTCCATCCGGTTGTTGTTGCACTATCTACGATTTAAGACTGTACCACTTCCCGCTTAA